One Oryza sativa Japonica Group chromosome 8, ASM3414082v1 DNA window includes the following coding sequences:
- the LOC4344918 gene encoding GDP-fucose transporter 1 yields the protein MAKQAYATSSLVIGYALCSSLLAIINKYAITKFSYPGLLTALQYLTSVAGVWTLGKLGLLYHDPFNLQTAKKFAPAALVFYLAIFTNTHLLKHANVDTFIVFRSLTPLLVAIADTAFRKQPCPSKLTFVSLVTILGGAVGYVMTDSGFSLTAYSWAVAYLVTITTEMVYIKHMVTKLGLNTWGFVLYNNLLSLIIAPVFWFLTGEHLSVFRAIESRGQSWFELDAFVAVSLSCVFGLLISFFGFAARKAISATAFTVTGVVNKFLTVAINVMIWDKHASSFGLVCLLFTLAGGVLYQQSVTLKGNSSVQREAVAKQGKADNDTAELDEEKQSLVSSPKDSNV from the coding sequence ATGGCGAAGCAGGCCTACGCGACGAGCAGCCTCGTGATAGGATATGCACTCTGCTCGAGCTTGCTCGCGATCATCAACAAGTATGCCATCACCAAGTTCAGCTACCCTGGCCTCCTCACTGCCCTGCAGTACTTGACATCAGTGGCTGGTGTCTGGACCCTCGGAAAGCTCGGACTCCTCTACCATGATCCCTTCAACCTCCAGACCGCAAAGAAGTTTGCGCCGGCTGCACTTGTGTTCTACCTTGCCATCTTCACCAACACCCATCTCCTGAAGCATGCCAATGTGGATACCTTCATAGTGTTCAGATCGTTGACCCCGCTTTTGGTCGCCATCGCTGATACTGCCTTCAGGAAGCAGCCATGTCCTTCCAAGCTCACATTTGTGTCCCTTGTCACTATTTTGGGAGGCGCTGTTGGTTACGTGATGACAGATTCGGGGTTCAGCCTCACAGCCTACTCATGGGCAGTCGCTTATCTGGTGACTATAACAACTGAGATGGTGTACATCAAGCACATGGTTACAAAGTTGGGCCTGAATACATGGGGTTTCGTGCTCTACAACAATCTTCTCTCGCTGATAATTGCTCCTGTATTTTGGTTTTTGACTGGAGAGCACTTGTCAGTCTTCAGAGCCATTGAATCAAGGGGCCAGAGTTGGTTTGAACTTGATGCCTTTGTGGCAGTTTCCTTGTCCTGTGTGTTTGGGCTGCTCATTAGCTTCTTTGGTTTCGCAGCAAGGAAAGCAATCTCCGCCACGGCTTTTACAGTAACAGGTGTTGTCAACAAGTTTCTCACAGTTGCAATCAATGTTATGATCTGGGATAAGCATGCGAGTTCATTTGGTCTGGTTTGCTTGCTCTTCACTCTGGCTGGCGGGGTACTCTATCAGCAATCAGTTACATTAAAAGGGAATTCTTCAGTGCAGCGTGAGGCTGTAGCTAAGCAAGGGAAGGCTGATAATGATACAGCTGAGttagatgaggagaagcaaagCTTGGTATCATCTCCAAAGGACTCTAATGTCTGA